The Linepithema humile isolate Giens D197 chromosome 2, Lhum_UNIL_v1.0, whole genome shotgun sequence genome has a segment encoding these proteins:
- the LOC136997619 gene encoding uncharacterized protein — protein sequence MFSTVQQTTMSNPADKQQGVDAKKRKFSPNVNKSNSTSIDGSMITPPRILARRYPLTKTGYKYLDIGINVSTPSHIEIALGDNHGKEIHFTYNMWKIVLDQRHAIHHFFNNDANEAPSQTIEHVTLRFGKRNNLKVLRLETSTVCLVMSHNTVCNIIALEYCVDHIAQSLNNVTGMVDTKFAHFRKIASGAKDPIAVIRESESFDKNDIIDCELLARVFGSQ from the exons ATGTTTTCTACCGTACAACAGACAACTATGAGTAATCCGGCTGACAAACAGCAAGGTGTGGATGCGAAGAAGCGGAAATTCTCACCCAACGT aaataaaagtaattcgaCAAGTATCGATGGAAGCATGATCACGCCTCCCAGAATTTTAGCTAGAAGATACCCGTTGACAAAAACCGgttataaatatctggatATTGGAATCAATGTTTCTACGCCGAGCCACATAGaaatcgctctcggtgacaaccatggcaaagagatacattttacatacaacaTGTGGAAGATCGTCCTGGACCAACGACACGCCATCCaccatttctttaacaatgatGCGAACGAAGCACCGTCTCAAACCATCGAACATGTCACGCTACGGTTTGGAAAGAGAAACAATCTAAAAGTACTGCGTCTGGAAACATCAACAGTGTGTTTAGTAATGTCACACAACACCGTATGTAACATAATCGCTCTCGAGTATTGTGTGGATCATATCGCTCAATCGTTGAACAACGTCACTGGTATGGTCGACACCAAGTTCGCACACTTTCGAAAAATCGCGAGCGGTGCGAAGGACCCCATCGCGGTGATACGTGAGAGCGAATCGTTCGATAAGAATGATATAATCGATTGTGAGCTGTTAGCTCGGGTTTTTGGATCGCAATAA